The Hevea brasiliensis isolate MT/VB/25A 57/8 chromosome 9, ASM3005281v1, whole genome shotgun sequence nucleotide sequence TTTTCAGGTTTCCTTTCTGAGAACTTTGAATGATTAGTGCCATTGTATGCTTCTAGCTATATTATTACAGGCTGACTGACGCACAATTATCAGAGAATATCAAGACAACCATATAATTACTTAACCAGACTTAACCATATTAATATTAAATGATATAAAATATAATGtggaaatataattttaataattgaatAGTTCTTGGATGGAACAACACAAGTAATAGAAAGGGTGTGCATAACTGAGCAGTGAGCACTTGGAGAACAGAGATGAGGGCATCAATCTCAGAAGCTGATTTTGCAATGATGCATTGACAATATTCATGCCAATTGCCAAGTAAAAATATTGTTCGGATGTTACATTCTGATAAAGGTATTGGATGAAACTGTGTGTAAAGATGTATATTCTGATAGAGGAATTGTATGAAGTTGTTTGCAGAGAGGTCCTACAGAATTCCATCAAACATTTTCACCTGACTATAAACCCAAAAGAAGAGGGGGCTGTGCCCTGTTTCCATATTCCGATGGGCTGGCTTCCCATAAGAGTACTATCCAAGCTTCAAAAACAATCCTACAAAGAAACCAAAACCAGAAAAAACTTATGCACTGAGGCCCCAACTTTATTCATCGTACAAAAAGGATAATCAAACTTCCCCCAACTCATCTGGAGAAGAGAGGATAAAAAGCCAAATTGGAGAATTTAACTCAAAAGCCAAAGGgagagaaaggaaaggaaaagttGGGAATTGATGGAAGAAAAGGATCCACAGGTGTTGAATCCCTCTGCTACATACAAATATACATACTTGGCAATGAAAACTTGACCCTACTCAGAAAATTGAGAACTATCCAGTTTTGAAGCAGCTAGCTTGTCCAAAAACCAGACCAACTTCCCTTTCGTTGGCTGAACCATCCGAGCAGGCAGAGGTGGGTGGTCAGGTCCCACATCATCGATTGCCAAGTGGACTGCCTCTGCTTTGTCCTCACCTGCTACAACCACTGCCACGTTTGACGCTGAGTTTATTACAGGCAGAGTGAAAGTGATCCTCTCAGGTGGGGGCTTGGGGGAATTAGTAATAAAAGTTACCCATTCATTGTTTGCATCAAGCACAGGGTGGTTTGGAAACAGTGAGGCAACATGACCATCAGCTCCCATTCCAAGGAGGATGAGGTCAAACTTGGGACTGTCACTGATATCAGACACACTGATTGTCCGTGTTCTCACTAATTGTCGAATGACAAACTCATAGTCGTTCGCAGCCTCCTCTGCTGATAGTGAATCATTGATAGAATGCACATGACTGGGTACAATTGGCACCTGCTAACATAGCACGCATATATGTCAATTTATTTCCTTTTAACACACAATTGACCATAGAACATGCATCCCATGGAAAATTAGAGATCAAATAATGGCTTGCACAATCTTATGGATGACCAGATAACGGCTAAAAAAGGCGATTGTTTTATGCGACGCACACAAATTTTCATAACTTTTTCCTGTTTCCTCCTTGGTTAGAGTATTGCCCTATTTCCAAAAAGGAGACATGTTTGCAATCCAAAGATAGAACTCCATGTATTACTTTTGTAAGAGGCATATAACGTCTACTGAATATGGGAAAGATACAGCAATGAAGTGATCATGTTAATGC carries:
- the LOC110632924 gene encoding probable 6-phosphogluconolactonase 1 isoform X2: MALSGVHKDRGELRIHENLDELGTDLADYIAELSEASVKERGVFAIALSGGSLIGLMGKLCEAPYNKTVDWAKWYIFWADERGVAKTHADSNYKLAKDGLLSKVPIVPSHVHSINDSLSAEEAANDYEFVIRQLVRTRTISVSDISDSPKFDLILLGMGADGHVASLFPNHPVLDANNEWVTFITNSPKPPPERITFTLPVINSASNVAVVVAGEDKAEAVHLAIDDVGPDHPPLPARMVQPTKGKLVWFLDKLAASKLDSSQFSE
- the LOC110632924 gene encoding probable 6-phosphogluconolactonase 1 isoform X1, giving the protein MCVLSRSLDARGSPERMALSGVHKDRGELRIHENLDELGTDLADYIAELSEASVKERGVFAIALSGGSLIGLMGKLCEAPYNKTVDWAKWYIFWADERGVAKTHADSNYKLAKDGLLSKVPIVPSHVHSINDSLSAEEAANDYEFVIRQLVRTRTISVSDISDSPKFDLILLGMGADGHVASLFPNHPVLDANNEWVTFITNSPKPPPERITFTLPVINSASNVAVVVAGEDKAEAVHLAIDDVGPDHPPLPARMVQPTKGKLVWFLDKLAASKLDSSQFSE